The window CACTGACTAGTTATACTGACTGGTGTTACTGACTGATTTTACTGTTCAGTACAACTGTTGAGTTACACTGAATGGATGGACTGCAACGTCTGACTGAGATTTATGTCGGGAGGGACCGACCGGCCAGTATGCTCACGTACACGGTCTACTCCGAGGCCGGCGGGGTCGGGAAGACGACCCTCGCTGCGAACCTCGCGGTCGCGCACGCGCGCACGAACCAGCGTGTGCTCGTCATCGACATGGATCCACAGGACGGGAGCCTGAGCTACCTACTCGACGTGGACACCGACCGCGCGGCGGGCGATGCCGACAACCTCGTTCGCCACCTCATCGGGCGACCGCAGGGCCCCTTCGAGGACCTGGTCCACGAGGCCGAACACGGCATCGACGTGGTGCCCTCGCACAACATGCTCGAACGGCTCACCGAACTCCTGATGAAGACCGCCGAACTGGAGGAGGACACCAGCCCCGACGCGGACTACGAGTTCCCCCAGCACGAACAGTTGTTCCGGGTGCTCCAGGAGGCCAGCGTGCCGAACGAGTACGACGTACTGGTCATCGACCCGCCCGCGACGGCGGGACCGCACCTCTACAATGCACTCTACGCCACGCGAAACCTCGTCATCCCCATCGAACTCTCCGGCAAGGGCGAACAGAGCGTCGAGGGCCTGCGCGACCTCGTCGCGGGGCTCGAGGGCGAACTCGGCATCAACATCGGCGTCCTCGCCGCCGTCCCGAACGAGGTGAAACACACGACCGACCAGCAGGCGTACCGCGAGCGACTGGAGGCGCTCGGCTTCGACGTGCCGGTCGTCATCGGCGACCGCACCTCGATGTTCGAGGGGTGCTGGCGGAAGCGCTGTTCCGCGTTCACCTTCGTCGAGGAACACCGCGACCGGCGACGCGACTACGAGGTCGAGACCCTCGACCAGTTCGACGACCTGGCCGCCCACCTTCACGCGCAGGTCGACATGGAGGTCCGCGCATGAAAAGCGGCGCGGGCGACGACCCCTTCGCCGAGGACGTCGACCGAGAGGAGACGGCGAGAGACGACAGCGAGGACGTCGACGAGAGCGCAGGGGCCGGCGACCACGCGGACGCCCACGGTGATGGAGCGGTCCGCGCGGACGCCAGCGAGAGTGGAGGGATCGACCACGGCGAGCGACCGTCCGACGGCGGCGGGACCGTGGACGCCGACGGTCCGGTGAGGACGAACACGGAGGACCCGGAAGACGCGGACGCGGCGGACCCGGAGAACACGGATGCGGTGGACTCGGAGGACGGGGACGGCCCGCGCGACGTCGACATCCCGTGGGTCCTCCGCCGCGGGTCGGTCAAGGACGACCGACCGAACGTGACGCAGTTCTTCCTGCGCGACGAGACCGACGCCGCGGAGCGTCGGTTCAAGAACGAAGTCGAGGACCTCCTCGACACCGACGTCTACACCCTCGACCTGCGGGAGGCCGCCTACCTCGTCGCGATGCGCCACTCTGACGAGGTCGCCCAACAACTCCGGTCGTGGGGCTACGACTACCTCGATTGACCCCGCGAGGGTCGTACGAGCGCGGGTGACGGACCACTCACCCGTCACGGTACAACGTCACGGTACAACGTCACGGCACCCCCCAGCGCACCCCTGACACACCCCGAGTGACTCCCGGCACACCGCGTTTCCGGTGAAACGGGCCGTTCGGAGAGTCTGTCACCCGAATCAGCCGCCGGACAGTGAGGACGGCGCGTCTCGCCTCCCGATCCGACGCGAGACACACCGTGTTTCCGGTGAAACACAGCGGTACGGTGTCGCGACGACCAGCCGGTGGCGCCCCGAAGCCGCGACGGGCGAGAACGACTGGACCGCGCGCTGGCGGCGGCGAGGGACGACACACCGCGTTTCCGGTGAAATCGAACGGCGAGTGACCGGATGACGAGTGACAGAAGAGCGACGGCCGGACACCACGTTTCCGGTGAACGGCGGACCCACGCCCGAGGAGGTATCGAATGGGATGGACCTGACCTTTAGACGTGGGACTGTAATGGCACACCACGTTTCCGGTGAAACCGGCGAGCGGCGTCCATCCTCGCCCGAAACGGGTCGTCCGGAAGTCATCGGTGTGTCCGTTCCGGATGCCGTTATCGCCGTTCCAGCTGAAACAGGGGTTGTCGAAAGGTGGGAGTGGCGAGACACACACACCACGTTTCCGGTGAAACGGGGTTCGGAGGGGTGGGGGGGGCCTGCGGGAACGAGGGCGGAGAGTCGTGACCACGAACCGGGAGTACAGGGTGCCACGGTGGCTCTCCCGAAGCCGAAACGGCCGAAAACGCGCATCTCGGGGCTGCTTCCCCTCGCCGACTCCCCTGACCACATCTATCGAGGGAGGAGAATCACAGCGAGAGAGATCAGTTGCCACATCGGCAACTAGTCGACTATCGGCTAGGTTGCAACTATTGCTGTCTGACGTATACTTATGTGCTACCGTATCCAAAAGTCCATTGAGACAATCGAAGATAGTACTAAAGAGCGATATCTATCGCTCTTGTCGCTGCCGTTCTCGACTCGAACCTCTCCTCGCGGATTCCGGATGTCGCCTCGTGCTCTCGTCCTCGGTGGTGGCTCAGCGTTCGTTCGACGTCCGTGGTCGTCCTGCTTTGCCTCAGTCGACAATCGCGGCCGATGGCCATCTCGACCCGTGTACGTGATGGTTTCGAGCACCGACGAATCGTGGGAGCTAGCGGTCCGGCGGCCCGCAGCCGACTTCGAGGTCGGGACACACCGCGTTTCCGGTGAAACCAGACCCCCGTTTCCTCACCCCCACCCCCCACCCTCACACCCCGTTTCACCGGAAACGTGGTGTGTGTGTGCGGTCTGTGGCTACCGGTGAAACAAAGTCCAAATATTCCTATTCGTCCGATATTCTATGCCAAATACCGCCGAGTAGCAAATTATCACTTCCACCAAGCTGTTCAGGGAAACAGTCAAGCCGTTTCACCGGAAACGTGGTGTCCAACTCCATGTCAGACGCCGACGACCTCTTCATCCGGGAGGACCCCATCTTCGTCAACAAGGAACTCCTCGAGATCAGTCACCTCCCCGAGGAGGGCCGCATCGTCGGCCGCGACGCGGAGATCGGACAGCTGGCCAACGCGGTCAACCCCGCCATCTTCGGCCAGAGTCCGAGCAACGTCCTCATCTACGGGAAGACGGGTACGGGGAAGTCGCTCTGTGCGAAGTACGTCTCCGGGCGGCTCATCAGCACCGCCGAGGAGGAGGGGGTGACCGCGGCGTTCGCCTACGTCGACTGCGCGCAGGACTCCACGGAGACGCAGGCGGTCCAGACCATCGCGAGCGCACTCAACGACCACGAAACGACGGGAATCAACGTTCCCGACAAGGGCATCTCGACGGCGACGTACTACAAGCGTCTCTGGACCATCCTCGACACCTGCTACGACGTCGTGCTGGTCATCCTCGACGAGATCGACAAACTCGACGGCGACGACATCCTCATGCAGCTCTCGCGGGCGGGGGAGGCGGGCAAACTCACCGACTGCAAGATCGGCGTCATCGGCATCAGCAACAAGATCAAGTACAAAGACCGGATGGACGAGCGCGTCAAGTCGAGTCTCTGCGAACGCGAGTTCGTCTTCCCGCCGTACGACGCCGAGCAACTGGGCGACATCATGGCCGCCCGGAGCGACGCGTTCCGCGAGGGCGTCCTCGACGACTCGGTCATCCCGCGGGCGGCAGCGCTCGCCGCGCGGGAACACGGTGACGCGCGGAAGGCCATCGACATCCTCCGG is drawn from Halomarina litorea and contains these coding sequences:
- a CDS encoding Cdc6/Cdc18 family protein, whose amino-acid sequence is MSDADDLFIREDPIFVNKELLEISHLPEEGRIVGRDAEIGQLANAVNPAIFGQSPSNVLIYGKTGTGKSLCAKYVSGRLISTAEEEGVTAAFAYVDCAQDSTETQAVQTIASALNDHETTGINVPDKGISTATYYKRLWTILDTCYDVVLVILDEIDKLDGDDILMQLSRAGEAGKLTDCKIGVIGISNKIKYKDRMDERVKSSLCEREFVFPPYDAEQLGDIMAARSDAFREGVLDDSVIPRAAALAAREHGDARKAIDILRYAGEIAQSTGADVVREEFVVQARERAETDRFRELIRGSTPHSRYILQALTVLSLNEGDDEAFRTTRIYELYEQVCRQEGSESLSLRRVRDLLKEHAFLDVIEQSRHSGGSAEGSYTEHRLLEDPVVVQSVLQDTLD
- a CDS encoding ParA family protein, producing MLTYTVYSEAGGVGKTTLAANLAVAHARTNQRVLVIDMDPQDGSLSYLLDVDTDRAAGDADNLVRHLIGRPQGPFEDLVHEAEHGIDVVPSHNMLERLTELLMKTAELEEDTSPDADYEFPQHEQLFRVLQEASVPNEYDVLVIDPPATAGPHLYNALYATRNLVIPIELSGKGEQSVEGLRDLVAGLEGELGINIGVLAAVPNEVKHTTDQQAYRERLEALGFDVPVVIGDRTSMFEGCWRKRCSAFTFVEEHRDRRRDYEVETLDQFDDLAAHLHAQVDMEVRA